Within the Chromobacterium paludis genome, the region AGCCGTCGCCAAACTGTCGCCGCAGCTCTTCAATGGCCTCGCGGCGGATGCGCACCGGCATCAGGGCGCGGCGCACGGGTTGCACTTGGCCCAGAACCACCTCCTCCAGGCTGAGTTCGGTAGCCTCCTCCGCCTCGGCATCCAGCTTGATGCCCATTCGATTCAACCACAGCGTCACCGTTTGCAGGCTGAAAAAATCTTGCGGCTGCTCCAGAACCTGGCGCACCGCCTGCAAAATACCTTCCAGGCTGGCGTGGCTGCGCAACGCTTCCAGCTGCGGGGCCAGTTCATCCAGGCGGGCGTTCACCGCGGACAGGGTATCGGGCAGATCCGCCCCGGACTGGCCGTCCACCACGGTGCAGCCCTCCGACTGCAGCGCCATGCGCCGCAATTGCAGTCTGGCTTGCTCGGATTCAAGCTGCTGGCGCGTCTGTTCCAGCAACTCCAGCCGCCGCGCGATGACCGATACCAGCACGTCCAGCGCATGCGCACCGGAGCGGCGCAGGAAATCTTCCAGGCTGGGGCTGGGCATCATCAGGCGATGGCCATCGAAGCTGACCACGATCTGCGCCACATCGCTGCGCAGTTCGCCGTTTTCCATGGAGACGCCAAAGCGCCGGGTTTCGCTGCGTTGCATGGTCAGCAAGGCCCAGGCTTCGTCGCCATTGGATGCGGACAGGAAAAACGCCCGCAATTTATCACTATTTTCCAGCAGTTCCAGCAGGCTGGCCGGGCCGGCGAACAGCAAGCCCAGCCGGGGATCGCGCGCGAAGCTGGCCAGAGACAGGTCCAGCACCGGTGGCAGCTGGGTCATCAACGAAGACAGGTAGTCCTGTGCGGTGCGCATGCCGGGCGCCAGCGCGTCCTGATATCCCGGCAGCAAACGCAGCCGCTTGTCGCAGAGGTCGATCAGTTGCTCGATCTGCGCGGCGAGCAGGCGCGCGCGCTGCCGGCTCTGCCCGTCCCAACCCAGTTTGCGCAATAATTGATCAAGCATGGCCTGCCTCCCTGTTTTTGCTTGCGCGCCCAGTCAGAATTGTTCGTCGTCGCGCAGATAGCGCCACTGTCCGGTGGGCAGGTTGCCCAGCTTGACCTTGCCGATGGCGATGCGCTTCAGTCCGACGACGCGCAGCCCCACCAGTTCGCACATGCGGCGGATTTGGCGCTTTTTGCCCTCGCGCAGCACGAAGCGCAGCTGATCTTCGTTCTGCCAGCTGACCTTGGCCGGCAGCAGCTTCTTGCCGTCCAGCTCCAGGCCGTGGTTCAGCAGTGCGAGTCCGTTGGGGGCCAGGTGGCCCTCCACGCGAACCAGGTACTCTTTTTCCACCTCGGAATGCTCGCCGATCAGGTGCTTGGCCACGCGCCCGTCCTGGGTCAGCACCAGCAGGCCGACGGAGTCGATGTCCAGCCGGCCGGCCGGGGCCAGGCCGCGCAAATGCGATGGCTGGAAGCGTTTGCGGCTGCCGTCCTCCGCCCAGTGGTTTTCCGGCTTGATCAGCACCACCGCGGGTTCGTAACCATCCTCGGCCTGGCCGGAGACATAGCCTACTGGCTTGTTCAGCAGGATGGTGACGCGGGCCGACTGGGCGTCCTGCGCCTTTTTGTCGACCTCGATCCGGTTGTGCGGCAGTACTTTTTGCCCCAGTACGGCGACTTCGCCGTCGACTTTGACCCAGCCTTGTTCGATATAGCTGTCTGCCTCCCGGCGCGAACACAGCCCCAGTTCGGCCATGCGTTTTGACAGGCGTACAGGTTCCATTTGTTTTTCCGTGATCCGTAATGAAAAAGCGGCTCCGGTCGCATCGCGCTGAGGAGGCCGCTATTGAGTCGATGAATATTGTAGGGGATCGCGCGCCAACTGGCCATGATGCGCCGCAATCCCGGCTTGATCACGCCTCCAGGCGCGCGCGCAGCCAGGCGCGGGCAGCCTCAGGCTCGCGCGGCATCTCCTCCGTCAGCAGCGCGGCGCAGGCGCGTTCCAGCCATTGGCCCGGCAGCAAGGCTTGACGCTCTTGCAAGCGGGCCAGCACTTCGGTGGCCTGCCGCCACTCCAGCCTGGCCGCCTCCTCGGATTGGCGCATGTGCGATATCTGCGCGCGCGCCTCTTCCGCTTGCTGCTGCAAAATGTCAAGCCGCGCTTGCAGCCCGCCGTTTTCCCGCTCCCGCTCCAGCACGCGTTCGCGCCACAAACCCTCCACCTTGGCCGCGTCTTGCCGCGCCTGCTGCAGTGAAGTTTCCAGCTTGTGCAGCTGCTGCTTCATGTCCTTGCGCTCGTCTTCCACTTGCTGGTACAGGCGGACGCGCAAGCCCTCCAGGCGCTCATATGCCAGCGCCTCCTTGCGCTCGGACTCGTCCCGCGCCTCGCGCAGCTGCTGCGCATGCTTTTCTGCCGCTTCCGCTTGCTGCGTCTCGGCCTCCCGTCGGGCTTGCGCCAATTCCTGCTGCTGGCGCGCCAGGGCGGCTTGCAGTTCCTGTCGCTCGCGTTGCGCAGTTTCCAGCTGGCGCCTTGCCTGTTCCAGTTCACCGTTTAGCTCAAGCTGGCGCGCGGCCCGTAATTCAAGCTCATGGCGCAAGGACTGGAGCTCCGCCGCCGCCTGCTCCTGTTGCAACAAGAGTTGCGCGCGCTCGTCGCGCAGCGCGGCGGCTTCCGCTTCGATCTCCTGGCGCACCGCATCGAGCTGCAGCTCCGCCTCGTCGCAGGCCTTTTGCCACACCTGTTCGAATGATTCTGCCAGGCTGGCCGGCCAATCCGGGCGGCGAGAGGAAGTCGCCATGCGGGAAAGAAAATCCTGCCGCCATTCCTTCAGCACATTATTAATCGTGGTGTTGGAGCCGCTGCCTAGGCGGGCTCTCACCTCGGCCACGGTGGGCCAGGCGCCCTCGCCCACCAGTTCAAACGCGACTTGCCGAATGCGCGCATAGATATCGCTTGCCATGCTCGAGCCTTTTGTTCGTTTTCCTTCACAAGTGTAACAAATGCAAATCATAAAATATACTACGTATATCATTATATATTTATCATTTGCGCTATATTTTTCCGATAATTATACTTATCGGAAGTTATTGGCTGAAATATGCGCATGCCTGGCCATCTCAACAAGCCTCGCCGCCATGGCGCTTCCCCATCTCACCGCAAGACCCACCCATGCTGCCCGATACCACCCGCCCCAGCGCCCAACCTGCCCAGCTGATTCAGGCTCAATCCGATAGCCAGGCAGTGCTGACCTGGCTGGCCGAGCATGTCGAACAGCCGGCCACGCTGGCCGCTTATCGCAAGGAGGCGGAGCGTTTGCTGCTGTGGCTGGAAAGCCGCCGGCAAACTCTGGGGCAAATGAAGCGAGAAGATGTGCAGGATTACCGCCGCTTCCTCTCCGCGCCCCACCCCGCCGAACACTGGATAGGCCCCGCCCGCCCGCGAAGCCATCCGCAGTGGAAGCCCTTCTCCAGGCCCCTCTCGCCACAGAGCGTCAGCCACAGTCTGACCGTGCTGGGCGCGCTTTTTTCCTATCTCAACGACGCGGGCTATCTCAACGGCAATCCGTTCAAGCTGCTACGCCGCCGCGCGGCCCAGAAACGCAACCTGGAGGCGGAACGCTATCTGGACGCGGCTTGCTGGCGACATCTGCAGGACACGCTGGAAAAGTTGCCGCGAGACAGCGACAAGGAGATTCGCCACGCGGAGCGCGCGCGCTGGCTGTTCACGCTGCTTTACCTGACCGGCGCGCGGCGCAGCGAAATCGCGGCCGCCCGCGCGGGAGATCTCGTTCGCAGAAACGGGGGCTGGTGGTGGAATGTGGTGGGCAAAGGGGATGTCGCCGCCCGCATACCCTTATCCGATGAGCTGATGGCTGCCTTGGCCCGCTATCGGCAAAGCCTGGGATTGCCGCCAAACCCTGACGCCGGAGATGATGCGCCCCTGGTCTGCCGCATTGGCGAAAAAGGCAAGATGGCGCCGCTATCGGACAAGGCCATCTACCTGATCTGCAAGGAGGTCTTTGCCCGGGCGCTGCAAGGCGCAGCCAACGAGCCGCTGAAGACCCAGCTGCGCCAGGCCACCACCCATTGGCTGCGGCACACCGCCGCCAGCCACCAGCTGGAGGCTGGCGTGCCCTTGCTGCTGGTCAGTCAGAATTTAAGGCATGCCAGCATTCAGACCACGCGGCGCTATCTGCACAGCGAAGAGGATGCCCGCCACCAGGCCAGCCAACTTCACAAACTGCGGCGCGACGATTAAGCGTGGGCGAAGCAACAAAAAACGCCGCCCATCCCGCAGGATGGACGGCGTCGCCTCGTGTTGACCCCTAATTATTATGCTCAAGCCTTGCTGGCGGCCAGCTCCTGGTATTCCTGGATCTGGTCGAAGTTCAGGTACTTGTAAACTTCAGCGCCCTTCTCATTGATGATGCCGATATTGGCCTGGTATTCCTCCACCGTCGGGATCTTGCCCAGCTTGGAGCAGATCGCGGCCAGTTCGGCGGAACCCAGGAACACGTTGGAGTTCTTGCCCAGGCGGTTCGGGAAGTTGCGGGTGGAGGTGGACATCACGGTCGCGCCTTCGCGCACCTGGGCCTGGTTGCCCATGCACAGCGAGCAGCCCGGCATTTCCAGGCGCGCGCCGGCGCGGCCCAGCACGCCGTAGTGGCCTTCTTCGGTCAGCTGCTTGGCGTCCATCTTGGTCGGCGGGGCCACCCATAGGCGGACCGGAATGTCCGCCTTGCCTTCCAGCAGCTTGGACGCGGCGCGGAAGTGGCCGATATTGGTCATGCACGAACCGATGAACACTTCGTCTATCTTGGTGCCGGACACTTCGGACATCAGCTTCACATCGTCCGGGTCGTTCGGGCAGGCGACGATGGGCTCGGTCACTTCGTTCATGTCGATTTCGATCACGGCCGCGTATTCGGCGTCGGCATCGCCCTTCAGCAGCTGGCCGTTGGCGATCCAGTCTTCCATGGCCTGGATGCGGCGCTCCAGCGTGCGCGCGTCCTGGTAGCCATCGGCGATCATGGCCTTCATCAGCGTGATGTTGGAACGCATGTACTCGACGATGGGCTCCTTGTTCAGGTGCACGGTGCAGCCGGCGGCGGAACGCTCGGCCGAGGCATCGGTCAGTTCGAACGCTTGCTCCACCTTCAGGTCCGGCAGGCCTTCGATTTCCAGGATGCGGCCGGAGAAGATGTTCTTCTTGCCGGCCTTGGCCACGGTCAGCAGGCCCGCCTTGATCGCGTACAGCGGAATAGCGTTAACCAGGTCGCGCAGGGTGACGCCCGGCTGCAGCTTGCCCTTGAAGCGCACCAGCACCGATTCCGGCATGTCCAGCGGCATCACGCCGGTGGCGGCGGCGAAGGCCACCAGGCCAGAGCCGGCCGGGAAGGAAATGCCGATCGGGAAGCGGGTGTGGCTGTCGCCGCCGGTGCCCACGGTATCCGGCAGCAGCAGGCGGTTCAGCCAGCTGTGGATCACGCCGTCGCCTGGACGCAGCGAGACGCCGCCGCGGGTGGAGATGAAGGCCGGCAGCTCCTTGTGCATCTTCACGTCCACCGGCTTGGGGTAAGCGGCGGTGTGGCAGAACGATTGCATCACCAGGTCGGCGGAGAAGCCCAGGCAAGCCAGGTCTTTCAGCTCGTCGCGGGTCATCGGGCCGGTAGTATCCTGCGAGCCGACGGTGGTCATCTTCGGTTCGCAGTAGGTGCCCGGGCGCACGCCCTTGCCTTCCGGCAGGCCACAGGCGCGGCCGACCATCTTCTGCGCCAGGCTGAAGCCCTTGCCGGAATCGACCGGGGACTTCGGCAGGCGGAACTCGGTGGACGCCGGCAGGCCCAGCGCTTCGCGCGCCTTGGAGGTCAGGCCGCGGCCGATGATCAGGTTGATGCGGCCGCCGGCGCGCACTTCATCCAGGATCACGTCGGACTTCAGCTTGAACTCGGCCACCACGGCGCCGTTCTTTTCAATCTTGCCGGCGTACGGGTAAACGTCGATCACGTCGCCCATTTCCAGCGTGGACACATCCACTTCGATAGGCAGCGAGCCGGAGTCTTCCTGGGTGTTGAAGAAGATGGGCGCGATCTTGCCGCCCAGGGTCACGCCGCCGAAGCGCTTGTTCGGCACGAAGGGGATGTCCTGGCCGGTGGCCCATACCACGGAGTTGGTGGCGGACTTGCGCGAGGAGCCGGTGCCGACCACGTCGCCCACATAGGCAACCAGGTGGCCCTTTTTCTTCAGATCCTCAATGAACTGGATCGGACCGCGCTTGCCGTCTTCTTCCGGCTTGAAGGCCGCGTCGGCGCGGGTGTTCTTCAGCATGGCCAGATAGTGCAGCGGGATGTCCGGGCGGCTCCAGGCGTCCGGGGCCGGCGACAGGTCGTCGGTATTGGTTTCGCCCGGCACCTTGAACACGGTGACGGTGATTTTCTCGGCCACTTCCGGACGGCTGGTGAACCATTCGGCGTTGGCCCAGGATTCGACCACTTCCTTGGCGATGGCATTGCCCTTGTCCATCTTTTCCTTCACGTCATGGAAGGCGTCGAACATCAGCAAGGTTTTCTTCAGGCCGGCGGCGGCAATCTTGGCCACGGCGGCGTCGTCCAGCAGGTCGACCAGCGGCTTGATGTTGTAGCCGCCCAGCATGGTGCCCAAGAGCTCGGTGGCCAGTTCGCGCGAAACCAGCGGCGACTTCACGCTGCCTTCGGCCACGGCGGCCAGGAAGGAGGCCTTGACCTTGGCGGCGTCATCCACGCCCGGCGGCACGCGATGGGTGATCAGGTCGACCAGCGTGGCTTCCTCGCCGGCCGGCGGGTTCTTCAGCAGTTCGACCAGTTCTTCAACCTGCTTGGCGGACAGCGGCAGGGGCGGAATGCCCAGCGCGGCGCGCTCGGCAACGTGCTGACGGTAAGCTTCTAGCATGACTCTGGACCTTCTTGGCTTGGTTGTCGGCAAGCCCGTCGGCGCTTGGCCGCCGGGCTACACTCGGTGTTTCCGCATTGTCCGCGCGCGCGGCGCGGATATGCTCTTTGTAGTGGCTGAAGATTACGCTTTTCGGCGCTTGCATACAAACGAGTAATCGCAACACGGATTGTGAGATAAAATCACAGCATGAGCACCTACCCTCCCCTTAACTCATTGCGCATTTTCGAGGCCGCGGCCCGGCTGGAAAGCTTTTCCGCGGCCGCAGGCGAGCTGTTCGTCACCCACGGCGCTGTGAGCAAACAGATTAAGCAGCTGGAAGATTGGCTAGGCGTCATGCTGTTTGAGCGCAGCGGCGGACGCGTCAAGCTGACAGACGCCGGCTGGCGCTACTTGGTTCAAGTTCAAGACGGGCTGGACCTGATCGCCAACGCCACGGCCCAGTTACTGCAGCCCGACACGCAGCGCCGGCTCAGCATCAACTCCACGCCCACTTTCGCCGCTTACTGGCTGCTGCCGCGGCTGCAGCGTTTCCGCGCGCGCTTTCCGGAGCTGGAGTTGCACCTGGTGACATCGGACCGCGACCTGTCGCGGCTGGACGCGCCCTTCGACATCGCCATCCGCCGCGGCCCCGGCGACTGGCCCGGCCACATCGCCAAGCCGTTTCTGAAGGAGTGGGAGCTGCCGCTGGCCAGCCCGGCGCTGTTGGAGCGATTGCCGCTGCAGAGCCCCGCCGACTTGGTTTCGCACACGCTGTTGCATGCCGACACCCGGCCCACCGCCTGGCAGCGCTGGCTGACCCTGGCCGGCGCGCCGGAACTGAAGCCGGCCAGCGCCATGCATTTCGACAAATTCTCCCTGGCCCTGCAAGCCGCCGTGGATGGCCTGGGCGTGGTGCTGGGGCCGCTGCCGATGGCGCAAGCGCTGATAGACGCCGGCCAGCTATTGCGGCCGCTGCCCGCGCCGGTGGTGAGCGTGCGCGACTACTGCTGGGTGGCGCCGCGCATGGCGGCGGAGGACGCCACCGTGGAAGCCTTCTGCCGCTGGCTGGAGAGCGAGGCCGACAAAACCGGTCCTCTGCCGCGCTGATCCGGCGGCTTGCGCTAAAAAGCCCACGCCTCGTACAATATCGGCAAAGCGGAGATGGCATGCCTCCCTTAACCGCCTCGCCAGAGGCTGATGATGCCTACAGTATTCCTGGACGGAAGCTGTAGGCGCACCCTTCAAGCGCGCCCGTCCAGGCGATCCGCCATTCGAACGCATTGGACGCTCATGAAATACCTCATTTTCCCGCAAAGACTTTCCGCCCTGCCCCATATCGGCAAATGGCTGCTGTTGTCCGCGCTTGTCGCCGCGCTGGCCGGCAGCGCCTCCGCCATCTTTCTGTTCTGGGTGGATTGGGCCACGCAGACCCGCCTGAGCCACGCCTGGCTGATTTGGCTGCTGCCGCTGGCAGGCTTCGCCGTCGGCATGGCCTATCACCTGCTGGGCCGGGAGGTGGAGGCCGGCAACAATCTGCTGATAGACGAAATCCACGATCCCAAGAAAACCATTCCCCTGCGCATGGCGCCGTTGGTGCTGATCGGCACCGTGGCCACCCATCTATGCGGCGGCTCCGCCGGGCGCGAGGGGACGGCGGTGCAGATGGGCGGCGCCCTGGCCGATCAGGTTCACAAATGGTTGCCGCTGAAGCCGGATGACAGACGGCTACTGCTGATGGCCGGCATCAGCGCCGGCTTCGCCTCAGTGTTCGGCACGCCGCTGGCCGGCGCCATCTTCGGATTGGAAGTGCTGGCCATGGGGCGCCTGCGCTACGACGCCATCCTCCCCTGCCTGGCGGCCGCCGCGCTGGGGGATCAAGTCAGCCTGTCATGGGGCGTGCAACACGCTCATTACCGCATCCCCTTCATCCCTTCGCCCACACTCTGGGGGCTGGCGGCAGCGGTGCTGGCCGGCGCGATGTTCGGACTGACGGGCAAGCTTTTTGCCGAGTCCGTGCATGCCGTGTCCGGCGGGCTCAAGCGCCTGATCGCGTTCCCACCGCTGCGGCCGCTGCTGGGCGGCGCCGTGGTCGCGCTCGCCGCCGCGTGGATTCACGCGGACGCCTACCTGGGCCTGGGCGTGCCGACGATCGTTTCCGCTTTCCAGCAGCCGCTGCCGGCTTACGACTTCGCCGGCAAGCTGGCCTTCACCGTGACCACCCTGGGATCCGGCTTCAAGGGCGGCGAGGTGACGCCGCTGTTTTACATCGGCGCGACCCTGGGCAATGCGCTGTCGCCCATTCTGCATCTGCCGTTTCCGCTATTGGCCGGCATGGGATTTGTCGCCGTGTTCGCCGGCGCGGCCAATACCCCACTGGCTTCAACGGTGATGGCGATGGAGCTGTTCGGTCCGGAAATCGGCGTTTACGCCGGATTGGCCTGCGTGGTCAGCTACTTGTGCTCCGGCCATTCCGGCATCTACCGGGCGCAGCGCGTGGGCGTCGCCAAGCGCCGCGGCGTGCCGGAAAACATCCGCCTGGCGGAGTGGCCGGCCTTGCGTGACGGACGCTCGGACTAGCGAATCGGTCCGGGCGGCAGGCCTATCATTTTCATCTCAAGCGGCGCCGCATCGCGCGGCAGCCACTTGTTGTAGATGCGCTTGAAGGTGCCGTCTTTCTTGATGGCGGAGAAGCCGTCTTGCCAGCGCCTCACCTCCTCCGCCGTCGTGCCGCGGGAAAATGCAAGATACAGCTCAAGCGACTCCAGCACGCGCACCACTTCCACCGCATCGGCAGGCTTATGAATGTCCTTGAGCACCGACGCGACGACGAAACCGCCCTCCACCCACATGTCGTAGCGGCCCAAGAGCAGCTTCTGGGCCGTGATTTGCGGCGTGGGCGCCAGATCCACCTCGACGAAGCCCGCGGCGGAGGCGGCGTCGGCGAAGATGCTGCCGCGATAGGCGCCTACGGGGCGCTGATAAATGCCCGCCCCCAGGGCCAGCAGCTTTTTGGCCTCCCCCTTGCGCGCCAGCAACACCGTCTGCGAAACCGCGATCGGCCCCAGCAGCGTCATCTGCCTCTCTCTGGCATCGCTGCGCCCCACCGTGAACAGCATCACATCGGGAAGGGTCAGCAACTCCTTGTAGCCGCGCGCCCACGGCACTACCTCGATGGAGCTGTTGTCGTGGATGCGCGCCTGGATTGCCCGCACCACCTCCACGGCCATGCC harbors:
- a CDS encoding pseudouridine synthase, giving the protein MEPVRLSKRMAELGLCSRREADSYIEQGWVKVDGEVAVLGQKVLPHNRIEVDKKAQDAQSARVTILLNKPVGYVSGQAEDGYEPAVVLIKPENHWAEDGSRKRFQPSHLRGLAPAGRLDIDSVGLLVLTQDGRVAKHLIGEHSEVEKEYLVRVEGHLAPNGLALLNHGLELDGKKLLPAKVSWQNEDQLRFVLREGKKRQIRRMCELVGLRVVGLKRIAIGKVKLGNLPTGQWRYLRDDEQF
- a CDS encoding DNA-binding protein translates to MASDIYARIRQVAFELVGEGAWPTVAEVRARLGSGSNTTINNVLKEWRQDFLSRMATSSRRPDWPASLAESFEQVWQKACDEAELQLDAVRQEIEAEAAALRDERAQLLLQQEQAAAELQSLRHELELRAARQLELNGELEQARRQLETAQRERQELQAALARQQQELAQARREAETQQAEAAEKHAQQLREARDESERKEALAYERLEGLRVRLYQQVEDERKDMKQQLHKLETSLQQARQDAAKVEGLWRERVLERERENGGLQARLDILQQQAEEARAQISHMRQSEEAARLEWRQATEVLARLQERQALLPGQWLERACAALLTEEMPREPEAARAWLRARLEA
- a CDS encoding tyrosine-type recombinase/integrase — translated: MLPDTTRPSAQPAQLIQAQSDSQAVLTWLAEHVEQPATLAAYRKEAERLLLWLESRRQTLGQMKREDVQDYRRFLSAPHPAEHWIGPARPRSHPQWKPFSRPLSPQSVSHSLTVLGALFSYLNDAGYLNGNPFKLLRRRAAQKRNLEAERYLDAACWRHLQDTLEKLPRDSDKEIRHAERARWLFTLLYLTGARRSEIAAARAGDLVRRNGGWWWNVVGKGDVAARIPLSDELMAALARYRQSLGLPPNPDAGDDAPLVCRIGEKGKMAPLSDKAIYLICKEVFARALQGAANEPLKTQLRQATTHWLRHTAASHQLEAGVPLLLVSQNLRHASIQTTRRYLHSEEDARHQASQLHKLRRDD
- the acnB gene encoding bifunctional aconitate hydratase 2/2-methylisocitrate dehydratase, whose amino-acid sequence is MLEAYRQHVAERAALGIPPLPLSAKQVEELVELLKNPPAGEEATLVDLITHRVPPGVDDAAKVKASFLAAVAEGSVKSPLVSRELATELLGTMLGGYNIKPLVDLLDDAAVAKIAAAGLKKTLLMFDAFHDVKEKMDKGNAIAKEVVESWANAEWFTSRPEVAEKITVTVFKVPGETNTDDLSPAPDAWSRPDIPLHYLAMLKNTRADAAFKPEEDGKRGPIQFIEDLKKKGHLVAYVGDVVGTGSSRKSATNSVVWATGQDIPFVPNKRFGGVTLGGKIAPIFFNTQEDSGSLPIEVDVSTLEMGDVIDVYPYAGKIEKNGAVVAEFKLKSDVILDEVRAGGRINLIIGRGLTSKAREALGLPASTEFRLPKSPVDSGKGFSLAQKMVGRACGLPEGKGVRPGTYCEPKMTTVGSQDTTGPMTRDELKDLACLGFSADLVMQSFCHTAAYPKPVDVKMHKELPAFISTRGGVSLRPGDGVIHSWLNRLLLPDTVGTGGDSHTRFPIGISFPAGSGLVAFAAATGVMPLDMPESVLVRFKGKLQPGVTLRDLVNAIPLYAIKAGLLTVAKAGKKNIFSGRILEIEGLPDLKVEQAFELTDASAERSAAGCTVHLNKEPIVEYMRSNITLMKAMIADGYQDARTLERRIQAMEDWIANGQLLKGDADAEYAAVIEIDMNEVTEPIVACPNDPDDVKLMSEVSGTKIDEVFIGSCMTNIGHFRAASKLLEGKADIPVRLWVAPPTKMDAKQLTEEGHYGVLGRAGARLEMPGCSLCMGNQAQVREGATVMSTSTRNFPNRLGKNSNVFLGSAELAAICSKLGKIPTVEEYQANIGIINEKGAEVYKYLNFDQIQEYQELAASKA
- the gcvA gene encoding transcriptional regulator GcvA, whose translation is MSTYPPLNSLRIFEAAARLESFSAAAGELFVTHGAVSKQIKQLEDWLGVMLFERSGGRVKLTDAGWRYLVQVQDGLDLIANATAQLLQPDTQRRLSINSTPTFAAYWLLPRLQRFRARFPELELHLVTSDRDLSRLDAPFDIAIRRGPGDWPGHIAKPFLKEWELPLASPALLERLPLQSPADLVSHTLLHADTRPTAWQRWLTLAGAPELKPASAMHFDKFSLALQAAVDGLGVVLGPLPMAQALIDAGQLLRPLPAPVVSVRDYCWVAPRMAAEDATVEAFCRWLESEADKTGPLPR
- a CDS encoding voltage-gated chloride channel family protein; the protein is MKYLIFPQRLSALPHIGKWLLLSALVAALAGSASAIFLFWVDWATQTRLSHAWLIWLLPLAGFAVGMAYHLLGREVEAGNNLLIDEIHDPKKTIPLRMAPLVLIGTVATHLCGGSAGREGTAVQMGGALADQVHKWLPLKPDDRRLLLMAGISAGFASVFGTPLAGAIFGLEVLAMGRLRYDAILPCLAAAALGDQVSLSWGVQHAHYRIPFIPSPTLWGLAAAVLAGAMFGLTGKLFAESVHAVSGGLKRLIAFPPLRPLLGGAVVALAAAWIHADAYLGLGVPTIVSAFQQPLPAYDFAGKLAFTVTTLGSGFKGGEVTPLFYIGATLGNALSPILHLPFPLLAGMGFVAVFAGAANTPLASTVMAMELFGPEIGVYAGLACVVSYLCSGHSGIYRAQRVGVAKRRGVPENIRLAEWPALRDGRSD
- a CDS encoding substrate-binding periplasmic protein, which translates into the protein MRCGMFALLLWGLTLAAPASALTIYTEDWPPITFQHNGVADGMAVEVVRAIQARIHDNSSIEVVPWARGYKELLTLPDVMLFTVGRSDARERQMTLLGPIAVSQTVLLARKGEAKKLLALGAGIYQRPVGAYRGSIFADAASAAGFVEVDLAPTPQITAQKLLLGRYDMWVEGGFVVASVLKDIHKPADAVEVVRVLESLELYLAFSRGTTAEEVRRWQDGFSAIKKDGTFKRIYNKWLPRDAAPLEMKMIGLPPGPIR